In Parus major isolate Abel chromosome 1, Parus_major1.1, whole genome shotgun sequence, the following proteins share a genomic window:
- the PIANP gene encoding PILR alpha-associated neural protein isoform X1 yields MEPSACRMPPLLSRIHSLQLWHLLLVVLAVPPPATWSLRSRGPAAPRPLCTRRNPSAPRSICIWERTSQPERDSRSDSRSDSRSGLPRQRGLPARGAELRHVVRLRRQAAGARPATPSGFEDGMPSSQYPWAIVWGPTVSDEDGGDTNSANPGFPPLGYTFVSPHGMATAQPNSHSLLHNAGLNLRETPATLRPFLFGPRGEGVDPQLYVTITISIIIVLVATGIIFKFCWDRNQKRRRHSGQQSSGRQQESQQPLTDLSPTTVSILGPYGDPLTPTPEAEESRQGQEGAEKLGGHGKNAAFQLNRIPLVNL; encoded by the exons ATGGAACCCAGTGCCTG caggATGCCTCCACTCCTCTCCCGCATCcactccctgcagctgtggcatCTCCTCCTCGTCGTCCTGGCCgtccctcctcctgccacatGGTCTCTTCGCTCTCGGGGCCCAGCAGCCCCTCGGCCTCTTTGCACCCGCCGGAACCCCTCGGCCCCACGCTCCATTTGCATCTGGGAAAGGACCTCGCAGCCGGAGCGGGATTCCCGCTCGGATTCCCGCTCGGATTCCCGCTCGGGCCTGCCGCGCCAGCGTGGCCTGCCCGCGCGAGGAGCAGAACTGCGGCACGTGGTGCGGCTGAGGCGCCAGGCCGCGGGGGCCCGGCCCGCCACCCCCTCCGGATTCGAGGATGGCATGCCCTCCTCCCAGTACCCCTGGGCCATCGTGTGGGGTCCCACGGTGTCGGATGAGGATGGAGGGGACACAAACTCGGCCAACCCAGGCTTCCCACCGCTGGGATACACCTTTGTCTCGCCGCACGGCATGGCGACGGCACAGCCCAACTCCCACTCGCTCCTGCACAACGCAGGGCTCAACCTGCGCGAGACCCCAGCCACCCTCCGGCCCTTCTTGTTCGGGCCCCGGGGAGAAG GTGTGGATCCCCAGCTGTACGTCACCATCACCATCTCCATAATCATTGTCCTGGTTGCCACTGGAATCATATTCAAGTTCTG CTGGGACCGAAATCAGAAACGCCGGCGTCACTCggggcagcagagcagtgggaggCAGCAAGAGAGCCAGCAGCCCCTCACAGACCTCTCCCCCACCACCGTCAGCATCCTGGGGCCCTATGGAGACCCCCTGACCCCCACACCTGAGGCAGAGGAGTCCAGGCAAGGCCAGGAGGGTGCAGAGAAGCTGGGTGGCCACGGGAAGAATGCAGCCTTCCAGCTCAACCG AATCCCACTGGTGAACCTGTGA
- the PIANP gene encoding PILR alpha-associated neural protein isoform X2 has translation MEPSAWMPPLLSRIHSLQLWHLLLVVLAVPPPATWSLRSRGPAAPRPLCTRRNPSAPRSICIWERTSQPERDSRSDSRSDSRSGLPRQRGLPARGAELRHVVRLRRQAAGARPATPSGFEDGMPSSQYPWAIVWGPTVSDEDGGDTNSANPGFPPLGYTFVSPHGMATAQPNSHSLLHNAGLNLRETPATLRPFLFGPRGEGVDPQLYVTITISIIIVLVATGIIFKFCWDRNQKRRRHSGQQSSGRQQESQQPLTDLSPTTVSILGPYGDPLTPTPEAEESRQGQEGAEKLGGHGKNAAFQLNRIPLVNL, from the exons ATGGAACCCAGTGCCTG gATGCCTCCACTCCTCTCCCGCATCcactccctgcagctgtggcatCTCCTCCTCGTCGTCCTGGCCgtccctcctcctgccacatGGTCTCTTCGCTCTCGGGGCCCAGCAGCCCCTCGGCCTCTTTGCACCCGCCGGAACCCCTCGGCCCCACGCTCCATTTGCATCTGGGAAAGGACCTCGCAGCCGGAGCGGGATTCCCGCTCGGATTCCCGCTCGGATTCCCGCTCGGGCCTGCCGCGCCAGCGTGGCCTGCCCGCGCGAGGAGCAGAACTGCGGCACGTGGTGCGGCTGAGGCGCCAGGCCGCGGGGGCCCGGCCCGCCACCCCCTCCGGATTCGAGGATGGCATGCCCTCCTCCCAGTACCCCTGGGCCATCGTGTGGGGTCCCACGGTGTCGGATGAGGATGGAGGGGACACAAACTCGGCCAACCCAGGCTTCCCACCGCTGGGATACACCTTTGTCTCGCCGCACGGCATGGCGACGGCACAGCCCAACTCCCACTCGCTCCTGCACAACGCAGGGCTCAACCTGCGCGAGACCCCAGCCACCCTCCGGCCCTTCTTGTTCGGGCCCCGGGGAGAAG GTGTGGATCCCCAGCTGTACGTCACCATCACCATCTCCATAATCATTGTCCTGGTTGCCACTGGAATCATATTCAAGTTCTG CTGGGACCGAAATCAGAAACGCCGGCGTCACTCggggcagcagagcagtgggaggCAGCAAGAGAGCCAGCAGCCCCTCACAGACCTCTCCCCCACCACCGTCAGCATCCTGGGGCCCTATGGAGACCCCCTGACCCCCACACCTGAGGCAGAGGAGTCCAGGCAAGGCCAGGAGGGTGCAGAGAAGCTGGGTGGCCACGGGAAGAATGCAGCCTTCCAGCTCAACCG AATCCCACTGGTGAACCTGTGA
- the PIANP gene encoding PILR alpha-associated neural protein isoform X3: MPPLLSRIHSLQLWHLLLVVLAVPPPATWSLRSRGPAAPRPLCTRRNPSAPRSICIWERTSQPERDSRSDSRSDSRSGLPRQRGLPARGAELRHVVRLRRQAAGARPATPSGFEDGMPSSQYPWAIVWGPTVSDEDGGDTNSANPGFPPLGYTFVSPHGMATAQPNSHSLLHNAGLNLRETPATLRPFLFGPRGEGVDPQLYVTITISIIIVLVATGIIFKFCWDRNQKRRRHSGQQSSGRQQESQQPLTDLSPTTVSILGPYGDPLTPTPEAEESRQGQEGAEKLGGHGKNAAFQLNRIPLVNL, from the exons ATGCCTCCACTCCTCTCCCGCATCcactccctgcagctgtggcatCTCCTCCTCGTCGTCCTGGCCgtccctcctcctgccacatGGTCTCTTCGCTCTCGGGGCCCAGCAGCCCCTCGGCCTCTTTGCACCCGCCGGAACCCCTCGGCCCCACGCTCCATTTGCATCTGGGAAAGGACCTCGCAGCCGGAGCGGGATTCCCGCTCGGATTCCCGCTCGGATTCCCGCTCGGGCCTGCCGCGCCAGCGTGGCCTGCCCGCGCGAGGAGCAGAACTGCGGCACGTGGTGCGGCTGAGGCGCCAGGCCGCGGGGGCCCGGCCCGCCACCCCCTCCGGATTCGAGGATGGCATGCCCTCCTCCCAGTACCCCTGGGCCATCGTGTGGGGTCCCACGGTGTCGGATGAGGATGGAGGGGACACAAACTCGGCCAACCCAGGCTTCCCACCGCTGGGATACACCTTTGTCTCGCCGCACGGCATGGCGACGGCACAGCCCAACTCCCACTCGCTCCTGCACAACGCAGGGCTCAACCTGCGCGAGACCCCAGCCACCCTCCGGCCCTTCTTGTTCGGGCCCCGGGGAGAAG GTGTGGATCCCCAGCTGTACGTCACCATCACCATCTCCATAATCATTGTCCTGGTTGCCACTGGAATCATATTCAAGTTCTG CTGGGACCGAAATCAGAAACGCCGGCGTCACTCggggcagcagagcagtgggaggCAGCAAGAGAGCCAGCAGCCCCTCACAGACCTCTCCCCCACCACCGTCAGCATCCTGGGGCCCTATGGAGACCCCCTGACCCCCACACCTGAGGCAGAGGAGTCCAGGCAAGGCCAGGAGGGTGCAGAGAAGCTGGGTGGCCACGGGAAGAATGCAGCCTTCCAGCTCAACCG AATCCCACTGGTGAACCTGTGA